A region of Acidobacteriota bacterium DNA encodes the following proteins:
- the lepB gene encoding signal peptidase I, with product MLFADPGDETTPLPPVTAADAIARETPLTLAVEQDPAQVVRRMEVWRDEFFAWVRTLASAAVYATLIVTFGFQVARVEGLSMAPTLADQDRLIVNKLRYRLTSPQRGDIVMLYYPVNPDKSFVKRVIAEDGDTVRVVDGRVYVNDVPMRDDFVPAEYRSHDDWGPQVIPEGYYFVMGDHRNNSLDSRHWGFVPKKYIIGKVQIRWWPVPNARVF from the coding sequence GTGCTGTTTGCCGATCCCGGCGACGAGACGACGCCGCTGCCGCCCGTGACGGCGGCCGACGCGATCGCGCGCGAGACCCCGTTGACCCTGGCCGTGGAGCAGGACCCGGCGCAGGTGGTGCGCCGCATGGAAGTGTGGCGCGACGAGTTCTTCGCGTGGGTGCGCACGCTGGCCTCGGCGGCGGTCTACGCCACGCTGATCGTCACGTTCGGCTTCCAGGTCGCCCGCGTCGAGGGCCTCAGCATGGCGCCGACCCTGGCCGATCAGGACCGCCTGATCGTCAACAAGCTGCGCTACCGCCTCACCTCGCCGCAGCGCGGCGACATCGTGATGCTCTACTACCCCGTCAACCCCGACAAGTCGTTCGTCAAGCGCGTGATCGCGGAAGACGGCGACACCGTGCGGGTGGTCGACGGCCGCGTCTACGTCAACGACGTGCCGATGCGCGACGACTTCGTGCCGGCCGAGTACCGCAGCCACGACGACTGGGGCCCGCAGGTCATCCCCGAGGGCTACTACTTCGTGATGGGCGACCACCGGAACAACAGCCTCGACAGCCGGCACTGGGGCTTCGTGCCGAAGAAATACATCATCGGCAAGGTGCAGATCCGCTGGTGGCCCGTGCCGAACGCGCGGGTGTTCTAG
- the moaC gene encoding cyclic pyranopterin monophosphate synthase MoaC yields MKNKLSHVDAKGRIRMVDVGAKPVTAREAVARGRIAMSAAARKQIRAGAVTKGDPLQAARLAGIMAAKKTSELIPLCHPLVLTHVSVELTPTASGYGIEARVRTSGQTGVEMEALTAVSVAALTLYDMVKAVDQTMTISDIELIEKKGGRSGHYRRSGKLKS; encoded by the coding sequence TTGAAGAATAAACTGAGCCACGTCGATGCGAAGGGCCGCATCCGCATGGTGGATGTCGGCGCCAAGCCGGTGACCGCTCGCGAGGCGGTGGCCCGCGGCCGCATTGCGATGTCAGCCGCCGCGCGCAAGCAGATTCGCGCGGGGGCCGTGACGAAGGGCGACCCGCTGCAGGCCGCCCGCCTCGCCGGCATCATGGCCGCCAAGAAGACGTCCGAGTTGATTCCGCTCTGCCATCCGCTGGTGCTGACGCACGTCTCGGTGGAACTCACGCCGACGGCCAGCGGCTACGGCATCGAGGCGCGGGTGCGCACGTCGGGGCAGACCGGCGTCGAAATGGAGGCGCTGACCGCCGTGTCAGTGGCGGCGCTGACGCTGTATGACATGGTCAAGGCGGTCGATCAGACCATGACCATCAGCGACATTGAGTTGATCGAGAAGAAGGGCGGCCGGTCGGGGCACTACAGGAGGAGTGGAAAGTTGAAAAGTTGA
- a CDS encoding LytTR family DNA-binding domain-containing protein, whose amino-acid sequence MTPVAPLTAVVADDEQLARDELCFLLNQLGTVEVVARAANGPEALDEIARHAPDVAFLDVQMPGLTGFEVARQLLDQGTGPGVIFVTAYDQRAIEAFEVNAVDYLLKPIDVRRLETAVARVRERKGRTDPLAGQLDRLVRMMAGQKDRRDQVAVKVSDRFVLVKADDIIHASLVEDSINIVTSQVAGTSNDRTLDELHARLDPEVFWRVHRSHLVNINKVKEIVPWFSRNYILRMTDANATEIPVSRSQTRRLRDYLKL is encoded by the coding sequence ATGACCCCGGTCGCCCCCCTGACCGCCGTCGTGGCCGACGATGAGCAGCTGGCCCGTGACGAGTTGTGCTTTCTCTTGAACCAGCTGGGGACGGTCGAGGTCGTCGCTCGCGCCGCCAACGGCCCCGAGGCCCTCGACGAAATCGCGCGCCACGCGCCCGACGTCGCTTTCCTGGACGTGCAAATGCCGGGGCTGACCGGCTTCGAGGTCGCCCGGCAGTTGCTCGACCAGGGAACCGGACCGGGTGTGATCTTCGTCACAGCTTACGACCAGCGGGCCATCGAGGCGTTCGAGGTCAACGCCGTCGACTACCTGCTGAAGCCAATCGACGTGCGGCGGCTGGAGACCGCCGTGGCCCGGGTGCGGGAGCGCAAGGGACGAACCGACCCCCTGGCGGGCCAGTTGGACCGCCTGGTGCGGATGATGGCCGGCCAGAAAGACCGCCGGGACCAGGTGGCGGTTAAGGTCAGCGACCGGTTCGTGCTGGTCAAGGCCGACGACATCATCCATGCGTCGCTGGTCGAGGATTCGATTAATATTGTGACGAGCCAGGTCGCGGGAACGTCGAACGATCGCACCCTGGACGAGTTGCACGCGCGGCTCGACCCGGAGGTATTCTGGCGGGTTCACCGCTCGCACCTGGTCAATATCAACAAGGTCAAGGAGATCGTCCCTTGGTTCAGCCGGAACTACATCCTGAGGATGACAGACGCGAACGCGACCGAGATCCCGGTCAGCCGTTCGCAGACGCGCCGTCTTCGGGATTACCTGAAGCTGTAG
- the lepB gene encoding signal peptidase I, translating to MSQELPDLAPPAPPAPPALPAPPAPCEPIASPGQRLAAWRAGFVAWVSTLAQATVYATLVVTFVMQVARVEGQSMAPTLADQDRLIVNKLSYRLHAPQRGDIVMLYYPLDPDKSYVKRVIAEAGDAVRVVDGRVYVNDVPLRDDFVPAEYRSHDDWGPQVIPAGYYFVMGDHRNGSSDSRHWGFVPKKYIVGKVQVRWWPVPHARVF from the coding sequence ATGTCACAGGAACTGCCAGACCTCGCCCCACCGGCGCCACCAGCCCCACCAGCCCTTCCGGCCCCACCGGCCCCATGCGAGCCGATCGCTTCGCCGGGCCAGCGGCTGGCGGCGTGGCGCGCCGGGTTCGTGGCGTGGGTCAGCACCCTGGCGCAGGCGACGGTCTACGCGACGCTGGTCGTGACGTTCGTGATGCAGGTCGCCCGCGTCGAGGGCCAGAGCATGGCGCCGACGCTGGCCGACCAGGATCGGCTGATCGTCAACAAGTTGAGCTATCGCTTGCACGCGCCGCAACGCGGCGACATCGTGATGCTCTACTACCCGCTCGACCCCGACAAGTCGTACGTCAAGCGCGTGATCGCCGAAGCCGGCGACGCGGTGCGCGTGGTCGACGGCCGCGTCTACGTCAACGACGTGCCGCTGCGCGACGACTTCGTGCCGGCCGAGTACCGCAGCCACGACGACTGGGGCCCGCAGGTCATTCCGGCCGGCTACTACTTCGTGATGGGCGACCATCGCAACGGCAGTTCCGACAGCCGCCACTGGGGCTTCGTCCCCAAGAAATACATTGTCGGCAAGGTGCAAGTTCGCTGGTGGCCCGTCCCGCACGCCAGGGTGTTTTGA
- a CDS encoding VWA domain-containing protein, producing MRIRLAVLGFMAVSLAVGLAQERQAEDQLPRFRAGANLVRVDTYISLNGVAVTDLTPDEIQIFEDDTPQKIENLELIEAGGPAAPSPSRTEATTVTSMRDAAVDASRLFTVFFDRFHVSVDGAYHANQPIVETLDRVIGADDMIGAMTADMTPGMITFSRKTASIERMIADNWAWGLKGRANQRSPREEAFEACYPSHMYPGIAAAMIARLREQGTLDALEGLVAHLDGLRPDRKFVMVFTEGWALYQRDEVLGGALGGQAPQQDRLGTDPLTGGVRRPGAVDAQSGMPQSFEACERDRIRLAFIDHQVQFRELLQRANRANVSFYPIDARGLIVLDQPERWDLPFSVDNAWLRRRHDDLRMMAEQTDGRAVLDTNNLAGAMQKLFVDVGSYYLASYYSSNPKLDGRFRRLRVEVKRENVEIRARPGYLAPTEAEARAYGVVPERPAGMRAPPPPTVTRALDAIAPGRGNLPVRIQAAGGRGLVRAVIELDVATAKQPEWLSGGTLRLTVEPERANATAQAAPSQTKVVAIEPGQRSISIDGLDAPVTPGRYLVRAELTPRAGRVPIRVSTFVTVPPETAVIGTGALAMRRGPSTGLAYIPTADPRFRRTERLRIEVPLAEPATEATGRMLTREGQPMPLVVTYSSRVDEATGQRLGVADVTLSPLAAGEYVLEFTIKTNDQTEVVGYGFRIVP from the coding sequence ATGCGGATTCGGCTGGCTGTCCTCGGATTCATGGCAGTGTCGTTGGCCGTGGGCCTGGCCCAGGAGCGGCAGGCCGAGGACCAACTGCCGCGCTTTCGCGCCGGCGCCAACCTGGTGCGCGTTGATACCTATATCTCGCTCAACGGCGTGGCCGTCACCGACTTGACGCCCGACGAGATTCAGATCTTCGAAGACGACACACCGCAGAAGATCGAGAACCTCGAGCTGATCGAAGCGGGCGGCCCGGCGGCGCCGTCACCATCGCGGACCGAGGCCACGACCGTCACCAGCATGCGGGACGCCGCCGTCGACGCATCGCGCCTGTTCACCGTCTTCTTCGATCGCTTCCACGTATCCGTTGACGGCGCCTACCACGCCAACCAACCCATCGTCGAGACCCTGGATCGCGTGATCGGCGCCGACGACATGATCGGGGCCATGACCGCCGACATGACGCCCGGCATGATCACGTTCAGCCGCAAGACCGCGAGCATCGAGCGGATGATTGCCGACAACTGGGCCTGGGGCCTCAAGGGCCGGGCCAACCAGCGGTCGCCGCGCGAGGAGGCCTTCGAGGCCTGCTACCCCTCGCACATGTATCCCGGCATCGCCGCAGCCATGATCGCAAGGCTACGGGAGCAGGGAACGCTCGACGCCCTCGAGGGTCTCGTCGCGCACCTCGATGGCCTGCGGCCGGATCGCAAGTTCGTGATGGTCTTCACCGAGGGCTGGGCGCTCTACCAGCGCGACGAGGTTCTTGGCGGTGCCCTCGGCGGCCAGGCCCCCCAGCAGGATCGACTGGGCACCGATCCGTTGACCGGCGGCGTTCGGCGGCCGGGTGCCGTCGATGCCCAGAGCGGCATGCCGCAGTCGTTCGAGGCCTGCGAGCGCGACCGCATCCGGCTGGCCTTCATCGACCACCAGGTCCAGTTTCGCGAGCTCCTGCAGCGCGCGAACCGCGCCAACGTCAGCTTCTACCCAATCGACGCTCGCGGGTTGATCGTGCTCGACCAGCCGGAACGCTGGGACCTGCCGTTCTCGGTGGACAACGCCTGGCTGCGGCGCCGCCACGACGACCTTCGCATGATGGCGGAGCAGACCGACGGCCGCGCCGTGCTCGATACCAACAACCTCGCCGGCGCCATGCAGAAGCTGTTCGTGGACGTCGGCTCGTATTACCTGGCGAGCTATTACTCCTCGAACCCGAAGCTCGATGGCCGCTTCCGCCGCCTCCGGGTCGAGGTGAAGCGGGAGAACGTCGAGATCCGCGCCCGTCCGGGCTACCTCGCGCCGACCGAGGCCGAGGCGCGCGCCTATGGCGTCGTGCCCGAGCGCCCTGCGGGCATGCGGGCGCCACCCCCGCCAACCGTCACGCGCGCGCTCGACGCGATCGCGCCCGGCCGTGGCAATCTCCCGGTCCGCATCCAGGCCGCTGGCGGCCGCGGACTGGTCCGGGCGGTGATCGAACTCGATGTGGCGACGGCGAAGCAGCCCGAGTGGCTGTCGGGCGGCACCTTGCGACTCACCGTGGAACCCGAGCGCGCCAACGCCACGGCCCAGGCCGCGCCATCGCAGACGAAGGTCGTAGCCATTGAGCCGGGGCAACGCAGCATCTCGATCGACGGCCTGGACGCGCCGGTGACGCCCGGCCGTTACCTGGTGCGCGCGGAGCTCACGCCACGGGCCGGCCGCGTGCCCATCCGGGTCAGCACGTTTGTCACGGTTCCGCCAGAGACGGCGGTAATCGGCACCGGGGCGCTGGCGATGCGCCGAGGGCCCAGCACCGGCCTGGCGTATATCCCGACGGCGGACCCGCGGTTCCGCCGAACCGAACGGCTGCGCATCGAGGTGCCGCTCGCCGAGCCGGCTACCGAGGCCACCGGCCGCATGCTGACGCGCGAAGGGCAGCCCATGCCGTTGGTCGTGACCTACTCGAGCCGCGTGGATGAAGCGACCGGACAGCGGCTGGGTGTCGCCGATGTCACGCTGTCGCCGCTGGCCGCCGGTGAATACGTGCTCGAGTTCACGATCAAGACCAACGATCAGACCGAGGTCGTCGGCTACGGCTTCCGCATCGTGCCGTAA
- a CDS encoding Ig-like domain-containing protein yields the protein MRRPVLALVIAGSLLTAHPDAQPATRRATTIAALRSYPGFYHQQTVSVVGAVKGEDVENLLLANDEATIRVIARELPREGRLEARGQFLDIGRVSQDDPRLIPFNLGDRIRALYPERWPRPGEELLLLLSGTLPPPPPADATTPPLRSVALEPARFEGQRVAIVGQFRGRNLYGDLPEAPAPARWQFVLRSTDTALWVMDLQPRGKAFNFDPTKRVDAGRWVRVQGTVRTAKGLTWLEGTTIELAQAPAEPATEVAIAAPPPAPVEVLFTAPVEGETDVSVGERVRLQLSRDLDAASLTDRVRITYAKDSTGRAIGFATNYTRENRAIEIRPNEPFEAFRLVRIEFLEGIRGTDGGALAPFALTFTTGGS from the coding sequence ATGCGACGGCCCGTTCTCGCGCTCGTTATTGCCGGCAGCCTGCTGACCGCGCACCCAGACGCCCAACCCGCGACGCGGCGGGCCACGACCATTGCTGCGCTCCGCAGCTATCCCGGCTTCTACCACCAGCAAACCGTCTCGGTGGTTGGCGCGGTGAAGGGCGAGGACGTCGAGAACCTGTTGTTGGCCAATGACGAGGCGACCATCCGGGTGATCGCCAGGGAACTGCCCCGCGAGGGCCGGCTCGAGGCCCGCGGCCAGTTTCTCGACATCGGGCGGGTCTCGCAGGACGACCCGCGGCTGATTCCGTTCAACCTCGGTGATCGCATTCGCGCGCTGTATCCGGAGCGCTGGCCGCGCCCGGGCGAAGAGTTGTTGCTGCTGCTGTCGGGCACGCTGCCGCCCCCGCCGCCGGCGGATGCGACCACTCCCCCGCTGCGCTCGGTCGCGCTCGAACCGGCGCGTTTTGAGGGCCAGCGCGTCGCGATTGTCGGCCAGTTCCGCGGCCGCAACCTCTACGGCGACCTGCCCGAGGCCCCGGCGCCCGCGCGGTGGCAGTTCGTGCTCCGGTCCACCGACACCGCGCTCTGGGTGATGGACCTTCAGCCGAGGGGTAAGGCGTTCAATTTCGATCCGACCAAGCGCGTCGACGCGGGGCGCTGGGTCAGGGTGCAGGGCACGGTGCGCACGGCCAAGGGCCTGACCTGGCTCGAAGGCACCACGATCGAACTGGCCCAGGCGCCGGCCGAGCCGGCCACGGAGGTGGCGATCGCCGCGCCGCCTCCGGCTCCGGTCGAAGTGCTGTTCACCGCGCCGGTCGAGGGCGAGACCGACGTGTCGGTGGGCGAACGCGTGCGCCTGCAGCTGTCGCGGGACCTCGATGCCGCGTCGCTCACGGATCGCGTGCGGATCACTTACGCCAAGGACTCGACCGGGCGCGCGATCGGGTTCGCCACCAATTACACGCGCGAGAATCGAGCGATCGAGATCAGACCAAACGAGCCGTTCGAGGCATTTCGATTGGTGCGGATCGAGTTCCTCGAAGGGATCAGGGGCACCGACGGCGGCGCGCTCGCGCCGTTTGCCCTGACGTTTACCACCGGCGGATCGTAA
- a CDS encoding cation diffusion facilitator family transporter, which yields MSARCKFAGGPSRTPGCFDLTARYAQVSQVLWRVLFLNLIVAAAKIALGLATGAVSVLSDGFHSLTDTASNIVALVGVRIAGQPPDEDHPYGHRKFETMASVGILIFLVLVLFEVLSAAVERLQSGGEPVINRFTFLVMGATFLVNLGVVIYERAAARRLDSEVLLADAHHTTSDLFISSSVIGALIGVRMGYLWLDPVAALVIAGFIGRACWEIFQSTSGILADRFVIPEAAIREVVSSVPEVIGCHHIRTRGSNDFVFLDLHVWMDRDLRLDDAHHLSHVVKDRLMARFPQIKDAIIHIEPPPREIDT from the coding sequence TTGTCGGCAAGGTGCAAGTTCGCTGGTGGCCCGTCCCGCACGCCAGGGTGTTTTGATCTGACAGCGCGCTACGCCCAGGTCTCGCAGGTCCTCTGGCGAGTCTTGTTCCTCAACCTGATCGTCGCCGCCGCCAAGATCGCGCTTGGCCTGGCGACCGGCGCCGTCAGCGTCCTGTCCGACGGCTTTCACTCCCTGACCGACACCGCCTCGAACATCGTCGCGCTGGTCGGCGTGCGCATTGCCGGCCAGCCGCCCGACGAAGACCATCCGTACGGCCATCGCAAGTTCGAGACCATGGCGTCGGTCGGCATCCTGATCTTCCTGGTGCTGGTCCTGTTCGAGGTGCTGTCGGCGGCGGTGGAGCGGCTGCAGTCTGGCGGCGAGCCGGTCATCAACCGGTTCACGTTCCTCGTGATGGGGGCGACGTTCCTGGTCAACCTGGGCGTCGTGATCTACGAGCGGGCGGCGGCGCGGCGCCTCGACAGCGAAGTGCTGCTGGCCGACGCACATCACACCACGAGCGACCTGTTCATTTCTTCCTCGGTGATCGGCGCGCTGATCGGGGTGCGAATGGGCTACTTGTGGCTCGACCCGGTGGCCGCCCTCGTGATTGCCGGCTTCATCGGCCGGGCCTGCTGGGAGATCTTCCAGTCGACGTCGGGCATCCTGGCCGACCGCTTCGTGATTCCGGAAGCGGCCATTCGCGAAGTGGTCAGCAGCGTGCCCGAGGTAATCGGCTGCCACCACATTCGCACGCGCGGCTCGAACGACTTTGTGTTCCTCGACCTGCACGTCTGGATGGATCGCGACCTGCGCCTGGACGACGCGCACCACTTGTCGCACGTGGTGAAGGACCGGTTGATGGCGCGCTTCCCGCAGATCAAGGACGCGATCATCCACATCGAGCCGCCGCCGCGAGAAATCGACACTTGA
- a CDS encoding coproporphyrinogen-III oxidase family protein: MSGAQGDATVEQTDVGSYFIANYPPFSTWSAAGIKDAGAALRDAAHVERALGLYLHIPFCRKRCHFCYFRVYTDKNAREVEGYLDLLAREWELYAATPAVADRKFNFIYFGGGTPSFLSTKQLQGLVGRLNATGAWAGADEITFECEPGTLTEAKLAAIRELGVTRLSLGVENFDDRILELNGRAHRSPEIGRAYEYARSLGFPQINIDLIAGMLGETDANWQRCIERTLALDPDSVTIYQMELPHNTTISGDLIKQGGQFDDPVAGWPVKRRWVAEAFAALERAGYHIGSAYTAVKNPAKTRFVYRDRLWEGADLLGLGVASFGHINGVHVQNLDTWPKYQEAIERGEIPLGRAYRPTDEERLIREFVLQLKRGAIRPDYFAQKYGVDVLSRFRTGLDKVQASGYLAERTADRVALTRDGLLRVDVLLPHFFLPQHAGIRYT, from the coding sequence ATGTCTGGTGCGCAGGGCGACGCCACCGTTGAACAGACGGACGTCGGCAGTTATTTCATCGCCAATTACCCGCCCTTTTCGACCTGGTCGGCGGCAGGAATCAAGGACGCGGGGGCGGCCCTGCGCGACGCTGCGCACGTCGAACGGGCGCTTGGCCTGTACCTCCACATCCCGTTCTGCCGGAAGCGCTGCCACTTCTGCTACTTCCGCGTCTACACCGACAAGAACGCGCGCGAGGTCGAAGGCTACCTGGACCTGCTGGCGCGCGAGTGGGAGTTGTATGCCGCCACCCCGGCCGTGGCCGACCGCAAGTTCAATTTCATCTATTTCGGCGGCGGCACGCCGTCGTTCCTCTCGACGAAGCAACTGCAAGGTCTGGTCGGCCGCCTGAACGCGACCGGCGCGTGGGCGGGTGCTGACGAGATCACGTTCGAGTGCGAGCCCGGCACGCTGACCGAAGCGAAGCTGGCCGCCATCCGCGAGCTGGGCGTCACGCGCCTCAGCCTGGGCGTCGAGAACTTCGACGACCGCATTCTGGAACTGAACGGCCGCGCGCACCGCTCGCCCGAGATTGGCCGCGCCTACGAGTACGCGCGCAGCCTCGGCTTTCCGCAGATCAACATCGACCTGATCGCGGGCATGCTCGGCGAGACCGACGCCAACTGGCAGCGGTGCATCGAGCGCACGCTCGCGCTCGATCCCGACAGCGTGACCATTTACCAGATGGAACTGCCCCACAACACCACCATCTCCGGCGACCTGATCAAGCAGGGCGGACAGTTCGACGACCCGGTCGCCGGCTGGCCGGTGAAGCGGCGCTGGGTCGCCGAGGCCTTCGCGGCCCTCGAGCGCGCGGGGTATCACATTGGCAGCGCCTACACGGCGGTGAAGAACCCGGCGAAGACCAGGTTCGTGTATCGCGATCGCCTCTGGGAAGGCGCCGACCTGCTCGGCCTGGGCGTGGCGTCGTTCGGCCACATCAACGGCGTGCACGTGCAGAACCTCGACACCTGGCCGAAGTACCAGGAGGCGATCGAACGCGGCGAGATTCCGCTCGGCCGCGCCTATCGCCCGACCGACGAAGAGCGCCTGATCCGCGAGTTCGTGCTGCAGTTGAAACGCGGCGCCATTCGCCCGGACTACTTCGCGCAGAAATACGGCGTTGACGTGCTCAGCCGCTTCCGCACCGGCCTCGACAAGGTCCAGGCCAGCGGGTACCTGGCCGAGCGCACGGCCGACCGTGTCGCCTTGACTCGTGACGGGTTGCTGCGCGTCGACGTGCTGCTGCCCCACTTCTTTCTCCCGCAGCACGCGGGAATTCGGTACACCTAG
- a CDS encoding D-2-hydroxyacid dehydrogenase — protein MKVLISIQQPVTQWQIPADGVATLRARFPHIEFIHATTDEERTRGLAGCDVAYTWILKAAEFAAAPKLRWLHTSAVAVETLCLPELFARNVVVSNTRGVQAVAIAEHTLAVVLALSKQLPLVLEHQRQAHWAQNDFMGECLPWLLGGRTLGLIGVGTIGSAIASRARAFGMRVVALRRRSGHGAVPAVDELFGPGELEAFLRQTHVLVIAAPLTPQTLGLVGAEQIALLPKGAVVVNVGRAKILDTGALVAALHSGHLGGASLDVYPQEPLPPEHPLWTCPNVILTPHTSGFRQGHWEEVIDLFAENLERFERGELPRFRVEPELGY, from the coding sequence TTGAAGGTTCTCATCTCGATCCAGCAGCCGGTGACGCAGTGGCAGATTCCTGCCGACGGCGTCGCCACGCTGCGCGCGCGATTCCCCCATATCGAGTTCATCCATGCCACCACCGACGAGGAGCGCACGCGCGGACTCGCCGGCTGCGACGTGGCCTATACGTGGATTCTGAAAGCTGCCGAGTTCGCGGCCGCGCCGAAGCTGCGCTGGCTTCACACCTCGGCCGTGGCCGTCGAGACGCTGTGCCTGCCTGAACTGTTCGCCAGGAACGTGGTGGTCAGCAACACCCGGGGCGTGCAGGCCGTAGCCATCGCCGAACACACCCTCGCCGTCGTCCTCGCGCTGTCGAAGCAGTTGCCCCTCGTGCTCGAGCACCAGCGCCAGGCGCACTGGGCGCAGAACGACTTCATGGGCGAGTGCCTGCCGTGGCTGCTCGGCGGACGCACGCTCGGGTTGATTGGCGTGGGCACGATCGGGTCGGCGATCGCTTCGCGCGCGCGGGCCTTCGGCATGCGCGTGGTGGCGCTGCGGCGGCGGAGCGGACACGGGGCGGTGCCGGCCGTGGACGAGCTGTTCGGCCCCGGTGAGCTCGAGGCCTTCCTTCGCCAGACCCACGTGCTCGTGATCGCGGCGCCCCTGACGCCGCAGACGCTGGGCCTGGTCGGCGCGGAGCAGATCGCCCTGCTGCCGAAAGGTGCGGTGGTCGTGAACGTGGGCCGGGCGAAGATTCTCGATACCGGCGCGCTCGTCGCCGCGCTCCATTCCGGTCATCTCGGCGGGGCGTCGCTCGACGTGTATCCGCAGGAGCCGCTGCCGCCGGAGCATCCGCTGTGGACCTGTCCCAACGTGATCCTCACGCCCCACACCTCCGGCTTCCGCCAGGGACACTGGGAAGAGGTCATCGATCTGTTCGCCGAGAACCTTGAACGGTTCGAACGAGGAGAGTTGCCGCGGTTTCGGGTGGAGCCGGAACTGGGCTACTAG
- a CDS encoding redox-sensing transcriptional repressor Rex encodes MNSTNKRRPVAEPVSELTTNRLSVYLRCLNQLEAAGDETISSQALAEQFHLNAAQIRKDLAYFGEFGVRGVGYYVKDLKRNLRQILGLDRKLRVAVMGAGNLGQALADYPGFKREGFEIVSMFDVADAKIGDESRSGVPIYDLKDLKKVVRKEHIDIAVIAVPAESAQHVLDQVVAAGIKAVLNFSPGSLKVPPGVKMKGVDLTVSLESLSFHLAQGIDVEE; translated from the coding sequence GTGAATTCTACGAACAAGCGGAGACCGGTCGCCGAACCCGTTTCCGAGTTGACCACCAATCGGCTGTCGGTCTACCTCCGCTGCCTCAATCAACTCGAGGCGGCCGGCGACGAGACCATTTCGTCGCAGGCCCTGGCCGAGCAGTTCCACCTGAATGCCGCCCAGATCCGCAAGGACCTCGCCTACTTCGGCGAGTTCGGCGTGCGCGGCGTGGGCTACTACGTCAAGGACCTGAAGCGAAACCTCCGCCAGATTCTCGGCCTCGACCGTAAGCTGCGCGTGGCGGTGATGGGCGCCGGCAATCTCGGCCAGGCGCTGGCCGATTATCCCGGCTTCAAGCGCGAGGGCTTCGAGATTGTCTCGATGTTCGATGTGGCCGATGCCAAGATCGGCGACGAATCCCGCAGCGGCGTTCCCATCTACGACCTGAAAGACCTCAAGAAAGTGGTTCGCAAGGAGCACATCGACATTGCCGTGATTGCCGTGCCGGCCGAATCGGCCCAGCACGTGCTCGATCAGGTGGTGGCCGCCGGCATCAAGGCGGTCTTGAATTTCTCGCCCGGCTCCCTTAAGGTCCCGCCAGGGGTGAAGATGAAGGGCGTGGACCTGACGGTGTCGCTCGAAAGCCTGTCGTTCCATCTGGCGCAGGGAATCGACGTTGAAGAATAA